A region of the Methyloprofundus sedimenti genome:
GAGCTGTAGAGAATGCATTCGTTCTCATCAGGGTAGTGAAATCCCCATGCAGCTTAATAAGGCTTCCTTAAATAGGCTAGCATTCACACATCGTGAACCGATTGGTCCGGTAGTTGCAATAAGTGCTTTTAATCATCCGATCAATTTAATCATCCATCAGGTTGGGCCAGCTATTGCATCTGGCTGTCCGGTGATTATCAAGCCGGCTGAAAAAACACCTTTATCTGCATTCCTGCTGGTTGATATTTTGCGTGAAGCAGGCTTGCCTGATGTGTGGTGTCAACCCTTATTGACTGAAGATCTGGATGTGGCTGAAGCACTAGTGACGGATCCCAGAGTTGCTTTTTTTAGTTTTATTGGCAGTGCTAAAGTTGGCTGGCACTTGCGCTCTAGGCTTGCTCCAGGTGTCCGTTGCGCTTTAGAGCATGGTGGTTCAGCACCTGTTGTAGTAGCAGAAGATGCGGATCTGGATGCAATGTTACCATTATTGATTAAAGGCAGTTTTTATCATGCAGGGCAAGTGTGTGTCTCTGTGCAACGTATTTATGCTCATCGATCGATTGCCAGAAAACTAGCAGAAGGACTGATTCAATTAGCAGATGCTTTAATTGTGGGTAACCCGGCTAATTTAGATACCGAAGTGGGGCCTTTGATTCGTCCACAAGAAGTTGATCGTGTTTCGAGCTGGGTTAGTGAAGCTATAACTGAAGGGGCCGAATTACTAACAGGTGGCAAAATAATATCGGAGTCACTGTATTCGCCAACGGTCTTATTTAATCCCGCTGAGAAAAGTAAAGTCAGTCAGCAGGAAATATTCGGCCCTGTCGTTTGTATCTATGAATTTGATGAGATAGAGGATGCGATCACACGGGCGAATGCTCTACCTTATGCGTTTCAGGCCGCTGTGATGACGCGCAGTATTGATACCGCTTTTTTTGCATTCAAACACATTCAGGCTTCAGTCGTTATGATTAATGATCATACCGCGTTCCGTGTGGACTGGATGCCGTTCGGGGGTCTTAAGCAATCGGGTTACGGAACTGGAGGCATTCCTTATACATATCGGGATATGCAAATAGAAAAGATGGCTGTTTTTCATTCCTCAACTTTATAAATTGCCATTTTAGTGTGAAAATATATCAATGATTAAAAATTTGATGATGGTGTCATTATGGCTACTGTTTTTTTAGCTAACAGGTGTTTT
Encoded here:
- a CDS encoding aldehyde dehydrogenase family protein — encoded protein: MHFSIKVPGAKQEGTLLVTSPFDGSEVGSVATVGLSGVDQALSNCETLFHSRSTWLSAEQRADILEDAARLMASRYEQLISVAIAEGGKPYRDTEAELSRAIDGLKSCRECIRSHQGSEIPMQLNKASLNRLAFTHREPIGPVVAISAFNHPINLIIHQVGPAIASGCPVIIKPAEKTPLSAFLLVDILREAGLPDVWCQPLLTEDLDVAEALVTDPRVAFFSFIGSAKVGWHLRSRLAPGVRCALEHGGSAPVVVAEDADLDAMLPLLIKGSFYHAGQVCVSVQRIYAHRSIARKLAEGLIQLADALIVGNPANLDTEVGPLIRPQEVDRVSSWVSEAITEGAELLTGGKIISESLYSPTVLFNPAEKSKVSQQEIFGPVVCIYEFDEIEDAITRANALPYAFQAAVMTRSIDTAFFAFKHIQASVVMINDHTAFRVDWMPFGGLKQSGYGTGGIPYTYRDMQIEKMAVFHSSTL